The following are encoded in a window of Phaseolus vulgaris cultivar G19833 chromosome 3, P. vulgaris v2.0, whole genome shotgun sequence genomic DNA:
- the LOC137839252 gene encoding uncharacterized protein, with protein MQADLEASHVRNEELHRINEELRRGLRNNRGQREHDEMENLSPPREFSTPFSQEILDAVIPNTFAGPKVIFTGMENLEAHLSAFHTQMVLVGGSDAAKCKLFMSTLTGMAMDWFISLPDGHITSFRQLSRLFREQYLANKAPQPVSYDLFDVKQYQGETLKEYINRFGAQVVKVGTTEEPMIVYAFLKGVCPGTFGESFATALGLLLKYAVGRWNISLLRERYVRSAPASCPHAREDRRELSPPRSMRPRREGRNQRGDAPTRPTDLNKACPKDSYLFPSIDALVDSVSSCRLLNFLDAFSG; from the coding sequence atgcaagcggatctcgaagcctcgcatgtgaggaacgaagagctccatcgtataaatgaggagttgcgccggggcTTGCGGAATAATCGGGGGCAACGcgaacatgacgagatggagaacctctccccgccaagggagttttccactcccttctcgcaagagattctggatgcagtgatccccaacacgttcgcagggcccaaggtgatcttcaccgggatggagaaTCTTGAGGCGCATCTctctgcatttcacacacagatggtcctggtaggcggctccgacgctgccaagtgcaagctctttatgagcaccctgacggggatggctatggattggttcatcagcctcccggacggccatatcacctccttccgACAACTGTCGCggttgttcagggaacaatacctagcaaacaaggccccgcagCCGGtttcctacgatctgtttgatgtgaaacagtatcaaggggagaccctaaaggaatacatcaaccgcttcggagcccaggtagtaaaggttggtacgacagaggagcccatgattgtgtacgcgttcTTGAAAGGTGTATGCCCCGGCACTTTTGGCgaatcattcgcaaccgccctaggacttttgctgaaatacgccgtcgggcggtggaacatatcgcttctgagggagaggtatgtgagaagcgcaccagcgtcgtgccctcaTGCCCGAGAGGACCGACGCGAACTCAGCCCGCCaaggtcaatgagaccacgacgggaaggaagaaaccagaggggagacgcccctacgaggccaacAGATTTGAACAAagcctgcccgaaggactcaTACCTGTTCCCCAGCATTGATGCCCTAGTGGACAGTGTGTCAAGTTGCAGACTCCTCAATTTTTTGGATGCTTTCTCCGGATAA